The proteins below are encoded in one region of Lactuca sativa cultivar Salinas chromosome 3, Lsat_Salinas_v11, whole genome shotgun sequence:
- the LOC111917132 gene encoding carotenoid 9,10(9',10')-cleavage dioxygenase: MISLVTEQIQAQRGTEMATSTCVLSSIKCSTNNHPISFNVGNLKTALSSIVKLSVQKLENSTLKIEAGKAIKAASTAMLNTLVDSIFEFVDQPMLPYEKNFAPIGEIGELVKVDYQAGKLPEDFPEGIYIRNGSNPLFGGLKFALSVFGKTDSIWVEGEGMLHALHFTKDAEGNWIFYYKNKYVETETYKMESQRKKPAFLPVTEGDAPAALAGSLFNVLRFGHVNKIMSNTNVFEHGGKHYSISEDYLPQEIDLISLETYNSWNPGGSWSRPFTSHPKKAPGTGELVIVGFKPSKPYCFVGVISVDGKELVHILNLQLDHCSLFHEVGVTKRYNILVDSMFTLSPKRVMKGGQLFKYERGRDARIAVIPRYGDVDSIKWFHIEPCVTYHLMNCFEDGDEVVVRGCKANASILPGPDWGEDKFEWFSRGFNFKYVDKNDGHDHNTETEHGMLFTNVREWRLNMKTMEVKERNVTGTKYSMDFPMINADFTGLNHKYGYTQVIDSVASSNSGRTKYGGLAKLCFGEMDGEGNVKMEYHWLPKNNFCTGSTFVAKPKAIEEDDGWIVTFAHDEENDISYVIVVDAKNLGHEPIAKINLPQRVPYGHHGFFFSST; the protein is encoded by the exons ATGATCAGCTTAGTCACAGAACAGATACAAGCACAGAGAGGAACAGAGATGGCAACGTCAACATGTGTACTTTCCAGCATAAAGTGTTCGACTAATAATCATCCCATCAGTTTTAATGTAGGAAACCTGAAGACTGCGCTCTCAAGTATAGTTAAG CTATCAGTACAAAAGCTGgagaactcaacactcaaaatTGAAGCTGGTAAAGCTATCAAGGCTGCTTCAACCGCAATGTTAAACACCCTTGTAGATTCCATCTTTGAGTTTGTGGATCAACCCATGCTTCCATATGAG AAAAACTTCGCACCTATTGGGGAGATTGGGGAACTTGTAAAAGTTGATTATCAAGCAGGAAAACTCCCGGAAGATTTTCCAGAGGGCATTTACATTAGAAATG GTTCAAATCCCCTATTTGGAGGTTTAAAATTTGCATTATCGGTGTTCGGCAAAACAGACAGCATATGGGTTGAAGGCGAAGGGATGCTTCATGCTCTACATTTCACTAAAGATGCGGAAGGAAATTGGATCTTTTACTACAAAAATAAATATGTGGAAACAGAAACATATAAGATGGAATCGCAAAGAAAGAAACCCGCTTTTCTTCCTGTAACAGAAGGAGATGCTCCAGCTGCATTAGCTGGATCACTTTTCAATGTG TTAAGATTTGGTCATGTCAACAAAATTATGAGCAACACCAATGTTTTTGAGCATGGTGGAAAACACTATTCTATCTCCGAGGACTATTTGCCACAAGAGATTGATCTTATTAGCCTTGAAACTTATAATAGTTGGAACCCCGGTGGAAGTTGGTCTCGACCTTTCACATCACACCCAAAG AAAGCACCAGGAACCGGGGAACTGGTTATAGTAGGGTTTAAGCCATCAAAACCATATTGTTTTGTGGGTGTCATTTCAG tCGATGGAAAAGAACTTGTTCACATATTGAATCTACAACTAGACCATTGCTCGCTTTTTCATGAAGTAGGTGTCACaaagag GTACAACATACTGGTTGATTCTATGTTTACATTAAGCCCAAAGAGGGTAATGAAAGGAGGCCA GTTATTTAAGTACGAAAGGGGGAGAGATGCAAGGATTGCAGTGATTCCTCGGTATGGTGATGTAGACTCAATTAAGTGGTTTCATATAGAACCTTGTGTTACTTATCACCTAATGAATTGTTTTGAAGATGGGGATGAG GTTGTTGTAAGAGGATGTAAAGCTAACGCATCCATTCTTCCAGGACCTGATTGGGGAGAGGATAAATTTGAGTGGTTCTCTAGAGGATTTAATTTtaaatatgttgacaaaaatgaTGGGCATGATCATAATACAGAAACAGAACATGGAATGTTGTTTACTAATGTTAGGGAATGGAGATTGAACATGAAGACCATGGAGGTAAAGGAGAGAAATGTAACTGGAACAAAATACTCAATGGACTTCCCAATGATCAATGCAGATTTTACAGGTCTTAACCATAAATATGGATACACCCAGGTTATTGATTCTGTTGCAAGCTCTAACTCAG GGAGAACCAAATATGGAGGACTAGCAAAATTATGCTTTGGAGAAATGGATGGTGAAGGAAATGTAAAGATGGAGTATCATTGGTTACCAAAAAACAACTTTTGCACAGGATCTACTTTCGTGGCTAAGCCAAAGGCTATAGAGGAAGATGATGGTTGGATTGTTACATTTGCTCATGATGAAGAAAATGACATTTCTTAT